From Triticum aestivum cultivar Chinese Spring chromosome 4A, IWGSC CS RefSeq v2.1, whole genome shotgun sequence, a single genomic window includes:
- the LOC123082046 gene encoding uncharacterized protein produces MALVDDELKAKAEVYYDDEICKQCTRLLLKEAGLPNGLLPLKDIVECGYVEETGYVWLKQKKRIDHVFQSLGRVVSYGTEITAFAEKGRIRKVKGIKTRELMVWLPVEEISLDEPATGKLICKSIAGFSKIFPASAFHIPEKENEKANCAGPKPVVLMERAARVVKNN; encoded by the coding sequence ATGGCTCTTGTTGATGACGAGCTCAAGGCCAAGGCCGAGGTGTACTACGACGATGAGATTTGCAAGCAGTGCACCAGGCTCCTGCTCAAGGAAGCAGGCCTCCCCAACGGCCTGCTTCCCCTGAAGGACATCGTGGAGTGCGGCTATGTCGAGGAGACTGGGTATGTGTGGCTCAAACAAAAGAAGAGGATAGACCACGTCTTCCAGAGCCTGGGAAGGGTGGTGTCTTATGGCACTGAGATCACTGCCTTCGCAGAGAAGGGCAGGATCAGGAAGGTCAAAGGGATAAAGACCAGGGAGCTCATGGTGTGGCTCCCTGTGGAGGAGATCTCCCTCGACGAACCAGCGACCGGTAAGCTCATCTGCAAGAGCATTGCCGGCTTTTCTAAGATCTTCCCTGCATCAGCTTTCCACATCCCAGAGAAGGAGAATGAGAAGGCCAACTGCGCCGGACCAAAACCAGTGGTCCTCATGGAGAGGGCAGCACGGGTTGTTAAGAACAACTGA